The following proteins come from a genomic window of Bacteroidota bacterium:
- a CDS encoding ATP-binding protein — protein MINLQQIGESSLRFFAILLASILFLADLLLPGFNTGGILYQSLFILSLWVRNRQNTLMLACLCTLFIAGGYWFRHGINLETFDLFSRSISLLGIWSIAVIGNTKDKLLGEISERENKIKTLIEERTYQDREQFIKKTQALQLQMRQLEDEAKDLRLAEDAHRLAKEVSESENRAKSAFLNNMSVEIQTPMQGIIEMAGKLDNSPLDGQQRDFVYSIRSSGESLLSITNDIMDFSNIEAGDIEIVEKPFILRDCIEDAFDLVINRISQKNIEVSYTIDPSIPASIVSDPVRVKQVIQNLLSNAVQRTTNGEIYITAKLLEKTSEGYVVYFSMQDSGPAIPQEQLAGLFESSLSDVLRKSQSDIGLGMAISTRLCTLLGGKIWAESNGQQGAVFQFVLTVQKASRQEIPLQGKPWFIGKHILVVDDNVNVRRFLNHQLKNWGMQTTVFANGPEAMRWYAAGHVCDLALIDLDMPVLDGLTLAHQMRQSNKDLPIVLMPMIGSRVTDAVLSGVLPKPLKQQRLYDQINAILSLKSTTEAEFIDLTKNKTQKL, from the coding sequence ATGATAAACCTCCAGCAAATAGGAGAAAGCAGTCTTCGATTTTTTGCAATTCTGCTTGCGTCCATTCTTTTTTTGGCAGACCTGTTGTTGCCCGGATTCAATACCGGAGGCATACTGTACCAAAGCTTGTTTATTCTATCGCTTTGGGTACGCAACAGGCAAAACACGCTCATGTTGGCCTGCCTCTGTACCCTCTTCATTGCCGGCGGCTACTGGTTCAGACACGGGATCAACCTGGAGACCTTTGATCTGTTTTCACGCAGTATCTCACTACTCGGTATCTGGTCTATTGCCGTCATCGGGAATACAAAAGACAAATTACTCGGTGAAATTTCTGAACGCGAAAACAAAATAAAAACGCTCATCGAAGAGCGTACTTATCAGGACAGGGAGCAGTTTATCAAGAAGACCCAGGCACTGCAGTTGCAAATGCGTCAACTTGAGGATGAAGCTAAAGACCTCCGCCTGGCTGAAGATGCGCACCGGCTTGCCAAAGAAGTATCCGAATCTGAAAACCGGGCCAAGTCTGCCTTCTTGAACAATATGAGTGTCGAAATCCAGACACCCATGCAAGGTATCATAGAGATGGCCGGCAAACTGGATAACTCGCCGCTAGATGGTCAACAACGCGACTTTGTCTACTCAATCCGCTCATCAGGAGAATCTTTGCTGTCGATTACAAACGATATTATGGACTTTTCCAATATCGAAGCGGGTGACATCGAAATTGTAGAGAAACCATTTATCTTACGGGACTGCATCGAAGACGCGTTTGATCTGGTTATTAACAGGATTTCGCAGAAAAACATCGAAGTGTCCTATACAATAGATCCCAGCATCCCTGCATCTATTGTTTCAGATCCGGTACGCGTCAAACAGGTGATCCAAAACTTGCTGTCCAATGCAGTACAACGGACAACCAATGGTGAGATTTACATAACGGCTAAATTGCTAGAGAAGACATCTGAAGGATACGTTGTCTATTTCTCTATGCAAGACAGTGGTCCCGCTATTCCCCAAGAGCAACTGGCCGGCCTATTTGAAAGCAGTCTTTCGGATGTCTTACGCAAATCACAAAGCGACATCGGACTCGGTATGGCAATCAGTACAAGGTTGTGCACACTTCTCGGTGGAAAAATTTGGGCCGAGAGCAATGGGCAACAAGGCGCTGTCTTTCAATTTGTTCTGACTGTCCAGAAAGCATCCAGGCAAGAAATACCTTTACAGGGTAAGCCCTGGTTTATCGGCAAACATATCCTCGTTGTTGATGACAATGTCAACGTAAGACGCTTTCTCAATCATCAGCTAAAGAATTGGGGCATGCAGACCACGGTTTTTGCAAACGGCCCCGAAGCCATGCGATGGTATGCAGCCGGACATGTCTGTGACCTCGCACTTATCGACCTGGATATGCCCGTACTAGACGGATTGACCCTGGCACATCAAATGCGTCAGAGTAACAAAGACCTGCCCATTGTGCTGATGCCTATGATTGGCAGCAGAGTAACCGACGCTGTATTGTCCGGCGTACTGCCAAAACCACTCAAACAGCAACGGCTTTACGATCAAATCAACGCTATTCTTAGCCTAAAAAGCACTACAGAAGCCGAGTTTATCGATTTAACTAAAAACAAAACACAAAAGCTCTAA
- a CDS encoding ATP-binding protein, with amino-acid sequence MHPHPLLISQIQKTLGEDAPISDELSKLISLISTTYEQNDVVQEFLHDSMQLNTQELIRVNAILQHETTKKAIVLNNIKNSIAALKIEHFKHDLSDSDLLSLSEILAEQIAMRNLAEDLLKEQDESLRLILEGTTGFVIYTINHQGHITSWNKEAARITGYSNEEAIGQHFSLFFDTGQTGNKRAADILDEAKKTGQCVYEGWLYDKQGDPIWGDSTLKPIYDKTGKLKGLVSINRDITGRKEEEEELRNAKEQAEAATRAKSEFLANMSHEIRTPMNGVIGMASLLLETGLDEEQQDFVQTIRSSGESLLSIINDILDFSKIEAGQIELDEHTFNLHTCIEEACGLVANRLRHKRVELVYDFEPDVPELIHGDSTRLRQILINLLGNAVKFTLEGEVVVSASVKSATPDETVLQFAVKDTGIGIPEDKIGRLFNAFSQVDASTTRKFGGTGLGLSICAQLSHIMGGEIWVESRENEGSTFFFTVVTKAAPHAGRRSSSPVANGKVVFLYASNAALRSALAKQLKQFGLVTYSTNSTSRNESWYLRHTPDVVISDHVLMKADPSFNNWITEKSHQIPIIALLPISKRVKFEEPIIASAKPIKYAVLLAKIESAIESRKPSSSTTNKLSAQSLSQLPSMQFLLAETNAFDQRIVSKMLSRFGHKVQAVTNFQRLTQTLQDNSFDVLLLDADLPDMDTEKLSSMLLQAEYANLAVVILTDDLKQKHTHSHSTLQHLPWIEKPVSIQKMTQALLLLSDKLPILKASA; translated from the coding sequence ATGCACCCACACCCGCTTCTCATAAGTCAGATCCAAAAAACGCTGGGTGAAGATGCACCAATCAGTGATGAATTGTCAAAACTCATTTCACTGATTAGTACCACTTACGAGCAAAATGATGTTGTACAGGAGTTCTTGCACGACTCCATGCAATTGAATACCCAGGAGTTGATCCGGGTGAATGCCATTCTGCAGCACGAAACGACCAAAAAGGCCATCGTGCTCAACAACATTAAGAATTCTATTGCGGCGCTCAAGATTGAGCATTTTAAACACGACCTGTCTGATTCAGACCTGTTATCACTGTCGGAAATCCTGGCAGAACAAATTGCCATGCGCAACCTGGCAGAAGACCTGCTGAAAGAGCAAGACGAAAGCCTTCGCCTGATTCTTGAAGGCACAACAGGATTTGTAATTTATACGATCAATCACCAGGGACATATTACAAGCTGGAATAAAGAAGCAGCCCGCATAACGGGATACTCCAACGAAGAAGCCATAGGACAACACTTCTCCCTGTTCTTTGATACCGGCCAAACTGGCAACAAACGCGCTGCAGACATCCTCGACGAAGCTAAAAAAACGGGGCAATGTGTATATGAGGGTTGGCTTTATGATAAACAGGGTGACCCGATCTGGGGAGACAGTACCCTCAAACCCATTTACGACAAAACAGGCAAACTGAAAGGGCTCGTTTCTATCAACAGAGATATTACCGGCAGGAAAGAAGAAGAAGAAGAATTACGAAACGCCAAAGAGCAAGCGGAAGCAGCGACACGGGCAAAATCAGAATTCCTGGCCAACATGAGCCACGAAATCCGTACACCGATGAATGGCGTAATCGGCATGGCGAGCCTGTTGCTCGAAACAGGGCTCGATGAAGAGCAACAAGACTTTGTACAAACCATTCGGTCGTCTGGCGAATCGCTGCTCTCTATTATTAATGACATCCTCGATTTTTCAAAAATAGAAGCCGGCCAGATTGAGCTCGACGAGCATACCTTCAATCTCCACACCTGTATCGAAGAAGCGTGCGGCCTGGTAGCCAACAGGCTTCGTCATAAAAGAGTAGAGTTGGTCTACGATTTTGAGCCTGATGTGCCCGAACTTATTCATGGCGACTCAACCCGGCTCAGACAAATCCTCATCAATTTGCTCGGCAATGCTGTCAAGTTCACCCTGGAAGGAGAAGTGGTTGTATCCGCCAGTGTAAAATCAGCAACGCCCGATGAGACTGTTTTGCAGTTTGCCGTCAAAGATACAGGCATCGGAATCCCGGAAGATAAGATCGGCCGGCTTTTCAATGCTTTCTCGCAGGTAGACGCCTCTACAACGCGAAAATTTGGTGGTACAGGGCTTGGGCTGTCCATTTGCGCCCAACTCAGCCATATTATGGGAGGCGAGATTTGGGTAGAGAGTAGAGAAAACGAAGGATCGACGTTCTTTTTTACTGTGGTAACCAAAGCGGCGCCACATGCTGGCCGGCGCTCCAGTTCTCCGGTTGCAAATGGGAAAGTGGTATTTCTCTATGCGTCAAATGCCGCACTTCGCTCGGCACTAGCGAAGCAGCTCAAACAATTCGGTCTGGTTACCTACAGCACCAACAGCACCTCACGAAACGAGTCGTGGTACCTCCGACACACACCAGATGTCGTCATTTCAGATCATGTGCTGATGAAAGCCGACCCGTCCTTCAACAACTGGATAACAGAAAAAAGTCATCAGATTCCGATTATAGCTTTACTGCCAATCAGTAAGCGAGTCAAATTTGAAGAACCAATTATTGCCAGTGCGAAGCCAATAAAATACGCGGTCCTGCTTGCAAAAATTGAATCGGCCATAGAAAGCCGCAAACCATCTTCGTCTACCACAAACAAATTATCAGCCCAATCCCTTTCACAGCTTCCCTCGATGCAGTTTTTACTGGCTGAAACCAACGCTTTTGACCAGCGCATTGTATCTAAAATGCTTTCACGTTTTGGACACAAAGTCCAGGCAGTAACCAATTTTCAGCGGCTCACCCAAACGTTACAAGACAATTCATTTGACGTGTTACTACTCGACGCTGATCTGCCTGATATGGATACAGAAAAGCTATCATCGATGCTATTACAGGCTGAATATGCAAACCTTGCAGTTGTGATTTTGACCGATGATTTGAAACAGAAACACACGCACTCACACAGCACGCTGCAGCACCTGCCCTGGATAGAAAAACCGGTTAGCATTCAGAAAATGACGCAGGCGTTGCTTCTGCTTTCAGACAAACTGCCGATACTGAAGGCATCTGCCTAA
- a CDS encoding MaoC family dehydratase, which produces MADIKHTYQSLQVGDTYSFTRFISADDVHDFAKVSGDDNPIHVDPEYVAASTEFERPIVHGVFLLAVVSKVLGKDFPGYGSVAVAISSKFVRPVPVDSEITVEVKIAEKIEKRKFVKARIYVYCGGKMALGGEATLVPPSEE; this is translated from the coding sequence ATGGCCGACATCAAACATACCTACCAATCCCTGCAAGTGGGCGATACCTATTCGTTCACCCGGTTTATTTCGGCCGACGATGTACACGACTTTGCAAAAGTATCTGGAGACGACAACCCGATTCACGTTGACCCTGAATATGTCGCAGCATCTACTGAATTTGAGCGCCCCATCGTTCATGGCGTATTTTTGCTTGCTGTGGTGTCGAAAGTTCTTGGCAAAGACTTTCCTGGCTATGGCAGCGTAGCGGTTGCCATTTCATCCAAGTTTGTCCGCCCCGTGCCCGTTGACAGCGAAATAACGGTTGAAGTAAAAATTGCGGAGAAAATTGAGAAGCGAAAGTTTGTCAAGGCGCGAATCTATGTGTACTGCGGAGGCAAAATGGCCCTGGGTGGAGAAGCGACGCTTGTGCCTCCCTCTGAAGAATAA
- a CDS encoding FIST N-terminal domain-containing protein — MADKSPVLARPHIPKASTRLDAPDEAIADIRAQLDTTRLAGVMLCCATSYDFDALGPAIASAFDCPVLAVASEGELHFGHDQHSIIGVGFPSALFDVQAMHAWPVASTMQAATALKAHDGGMLDQQDHLGLVCFDGRSELREPLLSMGAVFDQLTLAGAASGLVNGHGSVYAAGSFQENYAACMVLMSHVRFEPFSIEIELSDLNAVDYQLLVDALKKRMPDILFTLGFEDLQYRHQPCASTMDISSALNTLNMSGFSTTAQLVGREVRSRGVSGIVFGA; from the coding sequence ATGGCAGATAAGTCTCCAGTTTTGGCGCGCCCCCATATCCCAAAAGCGTCCACGCGTCTTGACGCGCCTGATGAAGCGATCGCAGATATCCGTGCGCAACTTGATACCACCAGGCTCGCCGGCGTCATGTTATGTTGTGCAACGTCATATGATTTTGACGCGCTGGGGCCGGCCATAGCATCTGCATTTGATTGTCCTGTATTGGCTGTAGCTTCTGAGGGAGAGCTACATTTTGGCCACGATCAGCATAGCATCATTGGAGTTGGTTTTCCTTCAGCCTTGTTCGACGTGCAAGCGATGCACGCCTGGCCTGTGGCAAGTACGATGCAGGCTGCTACGGCCTTAAAAGCCCACGATGGTGGCATGCTGGATCAACAGGATCACCTCGGACTGGTTTGTTTTGATGGACGATCCGAGCTGCGCGAACCCTTGTTGTCGATGGGGGCAGTTTTTGATCAGCTCACTTTAGCCGGCGCAGCTTCGGGTTTGGTAAACGGGCATGGTAGTGTATATGCAGCCGGCAGTTTTCAGGAAAACTACGCAGCCTGTATGGTGCTGATGTCGCATGTACGTTTTGAGCCTTTTTCGATCGAAATTGAATTGTCGGATCTGAACGCTGTTGATTATCAGTTACTGGTTGATGCCCTCAAAAAGCGTATGCCCGATATTTTGTTTACCCTCGGGTTTGAAGATCTACAATACAGACATCAACCATGCGCATCTACAATGGATATTTCAAGTGCCTTGAATACGCTTAACATGAGTGGATTTAGCACCACGGCACAGTTGGTTGGGCGTGAAGTCCGGTCCCGAGGTGTTTCTGGTATCGTTTTTGGCGCTTAG
- a CDS encoding glycosyltransferase family 2 protein — translation MPSHLPKVSCVMVTADRVELCARAIWCYQQQTYPNKELVILDNGNTSMAALLEGLPDEEVRYKKIERTPDLILGVLRNDALDMATGEFIIPQWDDDDWYHPDRIQIQVDVLQKGFDACALAGTLMHVDKTPYFNRPYIGLLPNGVPPTIMHRRDDAIRYPALPRTEDTVYVNEWLNRSYVQLPEDQSYLYIRAFHGSNTWEVDHFLRRMRNTPMDTLRYIWYKYIRRNLFAHPRFQLTPQMQQAFDQYIADSKKLGLF, via the coding sequence ATGCCTTCCCACCTGCCTAAAGTAAGCTGTGTAATGGTAACCGCCGACAGGGTAGAACTCTGCGCACGCGCGATCTGGTGTTATCAACAGCAAACCTATCCAAACAAGGAGCTGGTTATTCTCGACAATGGCAACACGTCCATGGCTGCGCTATTGGAAGGCCTGCCCGATGAAGAGGTACGTTATAAAAAAATTGAGCGTACACCAGATCTGATCCTCGGCGTACTCCGCAACGATGCCCTGGATATGGCAACCGGTGAGTTCATTATTCCACAGTGGGACGATGATGACTGGTATCATCCAGACCGCATCCAGATACAGGTTGATGTGCTCCAGAAAGGATTTGATGCCTGCGCGTTGGCCGGCACCCTCATGCATGTAGACAAGACGCCATACTTCAACCGACCTTACATCGGTCTGTTACCCAATGGCGTTCCGCCAACCATCATGCACCGCCGTGATGACGCCATTCGCTATCCTGCACTTCCACGCACCGAGGATACTGTATACGTCAACGAATGGCTAAACCGGTCGTACGTGCAACTGCCCGAAGATCAGTCTTACCTCTACATCCGTGCTTTTCATGGATCCAATACGTGGGAAGTGGATCATTTTCTGCGCCGCATGCGCAACACGCCTATGGATACGCTCCGGTACATCTGGTACAAATATATCCGCCGCAACCTCTTTGCACACCCTCGCTTTCAACTGACGCCGCAAATGCAACAGGCATTCGATCAATACATCGCCGACTCTAAAAAGCTGGGCCTGTTCTAA
- a CDS encoding DUF3047 domain-containing protein, with amino-acid sequence MPLKLMLFFVFLIALVSLFTTSSDHVRYQDGVLIDDFENYTEGGLPTQWKYIEGRKLVWVEDRHMRPNERFYVVREGSNKFLRAYSNSEAVHLSMANDRDGFDWDLRTHPYLSWEWRANELPSGAREDKTRLNDAGLGLYVFFDMKGRLIKKPEAIKYTYSSTLPVGTILKQDRLRVIVVASGTQDAGRWMKVERNVMDDYRRAFKNEPPNRPHSIRLWSDSDNTRQVGEGDFDNIKLLEPR; translated from the coding sequence ATGCCACTAAAATTGATGCTGTTTTTCGTCTTTCTAATAGCGCTTGTTAGCTTGTTTACCACATCATCCGACCACGTTCGCTACCAGGATGGTGTACTAATCGATGACTTCGAAAACTACACTGAAGGTGGTTTGCCGACGCAGTGGAAGTATATCGAAGGGAGAAAACTGGTTTGGGTTGAGGATCGTCACATGCGACCGAACGAACGTTTTTATGTAGTTCGCGAGGGCAGCAATAAATTTTTGCGCGCTTACTCTAACAGTGAAGCAGTACATCTTTCCATGGCGAACGATCGTGATGGATTCGATTGGGATCTGCGGACGCATCCATACCTTTCCTGGGAGTGGCGTGCCAATGAGTTGCCTAGCGGCGCGCGCGAGGACAAGACCCGGTTGAACGATGCAGGGCTTGGACTATACGTCTTTTTTGACATGAAAGGGCGTCTGATCAAAAAGCCGGAGGCCATCAAATATACATATAGCAGCACGTTGCCTGTTGGCACGATCCTGAAACAGGACAGGCTGCGCGTAATTGTTGTTGCCTCGGGCACACAAGATGCCGGCCGCTGGATGAAAGTTGAACGCAATGTCATGGATGATTACCGCCGTGCTTTCAAAAACGAACCGCCTAACCGCCCCCATTCGATTCGCCTGTGGAGTGACTCTGATAATACGCGCCAGGTGGGAGAAGGTGATTTTGACAACATCAAGTTGCTTGAGCCGCGTTAG